The following are encoded in a window of Vespa crabro chromosome 2, iyVesCrab1.2, whole genome shotgun sequence genomic DNA:
- the LOC124422353 gene encoding polyamine-transporting ATPase 13A3-like isoform X2 has protein sequence MQDDYQGRYKSYFVKNIKTISTENVSDKSFSSILGSNSINLLESVRNKKLKLNLENGTKSEVTEYKAFWCKKQCYIWDVTQNAFSKLVGFDKYMLCSDLHLGQNKGLSKEEQFLRRIVYGNNEIVVPVQSIGVLLLLEVLNPFYIFQVFTLAVWFAEEYLYYTIAIICMSVFGITSSILQTRKNQLNLKGTVASFENVRVYRSSGIFESISSNELVPGDIIELPNHHGTVVCDAVLLTGQCIINESMLTGESVPVSKTPLPSNQVPYDSKQSSHHTLYSGTTIIQTRCYGNKPVLARVIRTGLQTNRGALVAAILYPPPADFKFDQDSYKFIGILACVATCGFIYTVVTKASRGITAGDIAIKALDIITIVVPPALPAAMTVGKLYAQARLKRTQIYCINNRVINVSGSINCVCFDKTGTLTEDGLDMWGVVPCTNGNLEESEKNIPKLQHHPLFEGMLVCHSLNIINGKLCGDPLDVKMFESTEWILEESDTTQSDKYDLVAPTVVKPPKDNNFTKNMNKISEIGIVQQYQFSSSLQRMSVIVRILGSNHFKAYTKGSPEMIFSLSKPETLPKNIITTLKTYTEQGYRVIAIGQSTIIENGAKVSKMTRDEVEQNLEFLGLIILENRLKEPTVSVIKELREANMHVIMITGDNIQTAVSVAKECGILLPNETVIDVVIVPNQFKKTQPEIFFNAQNITPKLNLQGKKHMIPMLDDMEQGIDIKNYRFALTGQTWQLLKECYPDIVPKICVRGAIFARMTSDQKQQLVLELMQLGYYVVMCGDGANDCGALRAAHAGVSLSEAESSVASPFTSRIPDITCIPKVIRQGRAALVTSFGIFKFMVAYSLTEFLSVIILYSIDSNLTDLEFLFIDIFLIVNFASFFGKTQAYEKKLAKDPPMTSLLSFTPLLSLTVHMLIMTTFQAIAYHTVRYFPWFTPFVHTSNIGYTCYENYSVFCVSMFQYITMAIIFSRGKPYRQPIYTNGMFTFSIVLLISICVYITVYPANWVINLLQLLVPPDYNWRIIILVLALANFFICLIVETLIIEYAIEKKLMPKLHRPEKSKKHYLRVEYELHNNPNWPKLDNELPVLPITPSVENIIKTMYLETSECPNTVNNQKYNEQKVLKRLDDIRKNGVDNQGFVEDALIENVSIITRF, from the exons atgCAGGATGACTATCAAGGAAGGTATAAATCCTATTTCGTGAAGAACATTAAGACAATATCTACTGAAAACGTGAG TGATAAATCATTCAGTTCAATTTTGGGGAGCAATAGTATAAACTTGCTTGAAAGTGtcagaaataaaaaacttaaACTTAATTTAGAAAATGGTACAAAATCTGAAGTAACAGAATATAAAGCATTTTGGTGTAAAAAACAATGTTATATTTGGGATGTTACACAAAATGCATTTTCTAAACTCGTTGGTTTTGACAAATATATGTTGTGTTCAGACCTTCATCTTGGTCAGAACAAGGGACTTTCTAAGGAAGAGCAATTTCTAAg GCGAATCGTCTATGGAAACAATGAGATTGTTGTGCCAGTACAAAGCATAggtgtattattgttattggaagTTTTAAATCCTTTTTACATCTTTCAAGTATTTACTTTAGCAGTATGGTTTGCCGAAGAGTACCTCTATTACACCATTGCTATAATATGCATGTCTGTTTTTGGAATTACAAGTTCCATTTTGCAAACACGTAAA AATCAACTGAATCTGAAAGGAACTGTAGCCTCTTTTGAAAATGTTAGAGTATATAGAAGTTCTGGTATATTTGAAAGCATTTCAAGTAATGAACTAGTACCAGGTGATATTATAGAATTACCAAATCATCATGGGACAGTTGTATGTGATGCAGTATTATTGACTGgacaatgtataataaatgaatctaTGCTAACTG GTGAATCTGTACCAGTTTCTAAAACACCATTACCATCAAATCAAGTGCCATATGATTCAAAGCAGTCTTCTCATCATACATTATACAGTGGAACTACTATAATTCAAACTAG ATGTTATGGAAATAAACCAGTTCTTGCAAGAGTCATTAGAACAGGTCTACAAACTAATAGAGGTGCATTAGTCGCAGCTATATTATATCCTCCACCAGCAGACTTCAAATTCGATCAAGATTCATATAAATTCATTGGAATACTCGCATGTGTTGCTACTTGTGGTTTCATATATACGGTTGTTACCAAG GCCTCAAGAGGAATTACAGCAGGTGATATTGCAATTAAAGCTCtagatataattacaatagtcgTTCCTCCAGCTTTACCAGCTGCAATGACAGTAGGAAAATTATATGCACAAGCAAGATTAAAACGTACACAAATCTATTGTATCAATAATAGGGTCATTAATGTCTCTGGCAGTATTAATTGTGTGTGTTTTGATAAG ACTGGAACGCTGACAGAGGATGGCTTAGATATGTGGGGTGTTGTGCCATGTACAAATGGTAATCTGGAAGAATCAGAGAAGAATATACCGAAACTACAACATCATCCTCTTTTTGAGGGTATGTTAGTATGTCACAGTCTAAATATCATTAATGGTAAACTTTGTGGGGATCCATTGGATGTTAAG ATGTTTGAAAGTACTGAATGGATATTGGAAGAATCTGATACAACACAATCAGATAAATATGATCTTGTGGCACCAACGGTAGTGAAACCaccaaaagataataattttacaaaaaatatgaataaaatttcagAAATTGGTATTGTgcaacaatatcaattttcAAGTTCTTTACAACGAATGTCTGTGATAGTACGTATTCTAGGATCTAACCATTTTAAAGCATACACTAAAGGATCCCCTGAAATGATATTTAGTTTAAGTAAACCAGAAACACTAccaaaaaacataataacaactCTGAAAACTTATACAGAGCAAGGCTATCGCGTAATAGCTATAGGACAATCAACAATAATTGAAAATGGTGCTAAg gTATCAAAAATGACGCGAGATGAAGTCGAACAAAACTTGGAATTTCTGGGTTTAATTATCCTAGAAAATAGATTAAAAGAACCAACAGTATCAGTTATAAAGGAACTTAGAGAAGCTAATATGCATGTGATAATGATCACAG GTGATAATATACAAACTGCAGTAAGTGTTGCAAAAGAGTGTGGTATACTTTTACCTAATGAAACAGTTATAGATGTAGTCATAGTTCcaaatcaatttaaaaaaacccaaccagaaatatttttcaatgcaCAAAATATAACTCCAAAATTG AATCTTCAAGGCAAGAAACATATGATACCAATGTTAGATGATATGGAACAGggaatagatataaaaaattatagatttgCTTTAACTGGTCAAACATGGCAATTGTTAAAAGAATGTTATCCTGATATTGTGCCAAAAATTTGCGTGAGGGGAGCAATATTTGCAAGAATGACAAGTGATCAAAAACAACAATTGGTTCTAGAACTTATGCAACTTGGTTATTATGTGG TTATGTGTGGAGACGGCGCAAATGATTGTGGAGCATTAAGAGCAGCTCATGCAGGTGTATCACTCTCAGAAGCAGAGTCAAG cgTGGCTAGTCCTTTTACTTCAAGAATACCTGATATAACATGTATTCCTAAAGTCATACGACAAGGACGAGCTGCTTTAGTCACATCATTtggaatttttaaatttatggTTGCATATTCCCTGACAGAATTTTTGtctgttataattttatattcaatagaCTCTAATTTGACAgatttagaatttttatttattgatattttcttgatTGTAAATTTTGCTTCCTTTTTTGGAAAAACACAAGCATATGAAAAAAAACTTGCTAAAGATCCACCCATGACAAGTCTCTTGAGTTTCACACCTTTACTGTCTTTAACAGTGCATatgttaataatgacaacTTTTCAAGCAATAGCATATCATACTGTACGGTATTTCCCTTGGTTTACACCTTTTGTTCATACTAGTAATATAGGATATACATGTTATGAAAACTATTCAGTATTCTGTGTATCTATGTTTCAATACATTACGATGGCAATAATATTCTCGCGTGGTAAACCATATAGACAACCTATTTATACAAATGGTATGTTTACATTTTCTattgttcttttaatttcaatttgtgtatatattacaGTTTATCCTGCAAACTGggtaataaatttgttacaaTTACTTGTACCTCCAGACTATAATTGGAGGATTATAATTTTAGTACTTGCTTtagcaaatttttttatatgcttAATTGttgaaactttaataatagaGTACGCAATAGAAAAGAAGCTAATGCCAAAACTTCACCGTCCTGAAAAATCCAAGAAACATTATTTAAGAGTAGAGTATGAATTGCATAATAATCCAAATTGGCCAAAATTGGATAATGAACTACCAGTTTTACCAATTACTCCAAGTGTTGAAAATATCATCAAAACAATGTACCTAGAAACTTCAGAATGTCCAAATACtgtaaataatcaaaaatataatgaacaaaaagtattaaaacgaCTAGATGATATCAGAAAAAATGGTGTTGACAATCAAGGATTTGTAGAAGATGCATTAATCGAAAATGTGAGCATTATCACTAGATTTTAA
- the LOC124422353 gene encoding polyamine-transporting ATPase 13A3-like isoform X1: MSNSNAIKKDEQSKIDCQKIQTGQDEDIQVYGFKRSTLKTIIIYISYILTVGFVRLLFHWYPRLYLYATHRKCPLKEATKLLVIDDYQGRYKSYFVKNIKTISTENVSDKSFSSILGSNSINLLESVRNKKLKLNLENGTKSEVTEYKAFWCKKQCYIWDVTQNAFSKLVGFDKYMLCSDLHLGQNKGLSKEEQFLRRIVYGNNEIVVPVQSIGVLLLLEVLNPFYIFQVFTLAVWFAEEYLYYTIAIICMSVFGITSSILQTRKNQLNLKGTVASFENVRVYRSSGIFESISSNELVPGDIIELPNHHGTVVCDAVLLTGQCIINESMLTGESVPVSKTPLPSNQVPYDSKQSSHHTLYSGTTIIQTRCYGNKPVLARVIRTGLQTNRGALVAAILYPPPADFKFDQDSYKFIGILACVATCGFIYTVVTKASRGITAGDIAIKALDIITIVVPPALPAAMTVGKLYAQARLKRTQIYCINNRVINVSGSINCVCFDKTGTLTEDGLDMWGVVPCTNGNLEESEKNIPKLQHHPLFEGMLVCHSLNIINGKLCGDPLDVKMFESTEWILEESDTTQSDKYDLVAPTVVKPPKDNNFTKNMNKISEIGIVQQYQFSSSLQRMSVIVRILGSNHFKAYTKGSPEMIFSLSKPETLPKNIITTLKTYTEQGYRVIAIGQSTIIENGAKVSKMTRDEVEQNLEFLGLIILENRLKEPTVSVIKELREANMHVIMITGDNIQTAVSVAKECGILLPNETVIDVVIVPNQFKKTQPEIFFNAQNITPKLNLQGKKHMIPMLDDMEQGIDIKNYRFALTGQTWQLLKECYPDIVPKICVRGAIFARMTSDQKQQLVLELMQLGYYVVMCGDGANDCGALRAAHAGVSLSEAESSVASPFTSRIPDITCIPKVIRQGRAALVTSFGIFKFMVAYSLTEFLSVIILYSIDSNLTDLEFLFIDIFLIVNFASFFGKTQAYEKKLAKDPPMTSLLSFTPLLSLTVHMLIMTTFQAIAYHTVRYFPWFTPFVHTSNIGYTCYENYSVFCVSMFQYITMAIIFSRGKPYRQPIYTNGMFTFSIVLLISICVYITVYPANWVINLLQLLVPPDYNWRIIILVLALANFFICLIVETLIIEYAIEKKLMPKLHRPEKSKKHYLRVEYELHNNPNWPKLDNELPVLPITPSVENIIKTMYLETSECPNTVNNQKYNEQKVLKRLDDIRKNGVDNQGFVEDALIENVSIITRF, encoded by the exons ATGAGCAATTCGAATG CCATAAAGAAAGATGAACAGTCGAAAATAGACTGTCAAAAGATCCAAACTGGCCAAGATGAAGATATA CAAGTATATGGATTTAAAAGGAGTACattgaaaacgattataatttacatttcttatatattaactGTCGGTTTCGTAAGACTTCTTTTCCATTGGTACCCGCGATTGTATTTGTATGCAACACATAGGAAATGCCCTTTAAAGGAAGCCACAAAATTGCTTGTGATC GATGACTATCAAGGAAGGTATAAATCCTATTTCGTGAAGAACATTAAGACAATATCTACTGAAAACGTGAG TGATAAATCATTCAGTTCAATTTTGGGGAGCAATAGTATAAACTTGCTTGAAAGTGtcagaaataaaaaacttaaACTTAATTTAGAAAATGGTACAAAATCTGAAGTAACAGAATATAAAGCATTTTGGTGTAAAAAACAATGTTATATTTGGGATGTTACACAAAATGCATTTTCTAAACTCGTTGGTTTTGACAAATATATGTTGTGTTCAGACCTTCATCTTGGTCAGAACAAGGGACTTTCTAAGGAAGAGCAATTTCTAAg GCGAATCGTCTATGGAAACAATGAGATTGTTGTGCCAGTACAAAGCATAggtgtattattgttattggaagTTTTAAATCCTTTTTACATCTTTCAAGTATTTACTTTAGCAGTATGGTTTGCCGAAGAGTACCTCTATTACACCATTGCTATAATATGCATGTCTGTTTTTGGAATTACAAGTTCCATTTTGCAAACACGTAAA AATCAACTGAATCTGAAAGGAACTGTAGCCTCTTTTGAAAATGTTAGAGTATATAGAAGTTCTGGTATATTTGAAAGCATTTCAAGTAATGAACTAGTACCAGGTGATATTATAGAATTACCAAATCATCATGGGACAGTTGTATGTGATGCAGTATTATTGACTGgacaatgtataataaatgaatctaTGCTAACTG GTGAATCTGTACCAGTTTCTAAAACACCATTACCATCAAATCAAGTGCCATATGATTCAAAGCAGTCTTCTCATCATACATTATACAGTGGAACTACTATAATTCAAACTAG ATGTTATGGAAATAAACCAGTTCTTGCAAGAGTCATTAGAACAGGTCTACAAACTAATAGAGGTGCATTAGTCGCAGCTATATTATATCCTCCACCAGCAGACTTCAAATTCGATCAAGATTCATATAAATTCATTGGAATACTCGCATGTGTTGCTACTTGTGGTTTCATATATACGGTTGTTACCAAG GCCTCAAGAGGAATTACAGCAGGTGATATTGCAATTAAAGCTCtagatataattacaatagtcgTTCCTCCAGCTTTACCAGCTGCAATGACAGTAGGAAAATTATATGCACAAGCAAGATTAAAACGTACACAAATCTATTGTATCAATAATAGGGTCATTAATGTCTCTGGCAGTATTAATTGTGTGTGTTTTGATAAG ACTGGAACGCTGACAGAGGATGGCTTAGATATGTGGGGTGTTGTGCCATGTACAAATGGTAATCTGGAAGAATCAGAGAAGAATATACCGAAACTACAACATCATCCTCTTTTTGAGGGTATGTTAGTATGTCACAGTCTAAATATCATTAATGGTAAACTTTGTGGGGATCCATTGGATGTTAAG ATGTTTGAAAGTACTGAATGGATATTGGAAGAATCTGATACAACACAATCAGATAAATATGATCTTGTGGCACCAACGGTAGTGAAACCaccaaaagataataattttacaaaaaatatgaataaaatttcagAAATTGGTATTGTgcaacaatatcaattttcAAGTTCTTTACAACGAATGTCTGTGATAGTACGTATTCTAGGATCTAACCATTTTAAAGCATACACTAAAGGATCCCCTGAAATGATATTTAGTTTAAGTAAACCAGAAACACTAccaaaaaacataataacaactCTGAAAACTTATACAGAGCAAGGCTATCGCGTAATAGCTATAGGACAATCAACAATAATTGAAAATGGTGCTAAg gTATCAAAAATGACGCGAGATGAAGTCGAACAAAACTTGGAATTTCTGGGTTTAATTATCCTAGAAAATAGATTAAAAGAACCAACAGTATCAGTTATAAAGGAACTTAGAGAAGCTAATATGCATGTGATAATGATCACAG GTGATAATATACAAACTGCAGTAAGTGTTGCAAAAGAGTGTGGTATACTTTTACCTAATGAAACAGTTATAGATGTAGTCATAGTTCcaaatcaatttaaaaaaacccaaccagaaatatttttcaatgcaCAAAATATAACTCCAAAATTG AATCTTCAAGGCAAGAAACATATGATACCAATGTTAGATGATATGGAACAGggaatagatataaaaaattatagatttgCTTTAACTGGTCAAACATGGCAATTGTTAAAAGAATGTTATCCTGATATTGTGCCAAAAATTTGCGTGAGGGGAGCAATATTTGCAAGAATGACAAGTGATCAAAAACAACAATTGGTTCTAGAACTTATGCAACTTGGTTATTATGTGG TTATGTGTGGAGACGGCGCAAATGATTGTGGAGCATTAAGAGCAGCTCATGCAGGTGTATCACTCTCAGAAGCAGAGTCAAG cgTGGCTAGTCCTTTTACTTCAAGAATACCTGATATAACATGTATTCCTAAAGTCATACGACAAGGACGAGCTGCTTTAGTCACATCATTtggaatttttaaatttatggTTGCATATTCCCTGACAGAATTTTTGtctgttataattttatattcaatagaCTCTAATTTGACAgatttagaatttttatttattgatattttcttgatTGTAAATTTTGCTTCCTTTTTTGGAAAAACACAAGCATATGAAAAAAAACTTGCTAAAGATCCACCCATGACAAGTCTCTTGAGTTTCACACCTTTACTGTCTTTAACAGTGCATatgttaataatgacaacTTTTCAAGCAATAGCATATCATACTGTACGGTATTTCCCTTGGTTTACACCTTTTGTTCATACTAGTAATATAGGATATACATGTTATGAAAACTATTCAGTATTCTGTGTATCTATGTTTCAATACATTACGATGGCAATAATATTCTCGCGTGGTAAACCATATAGACAACCTATTTATACAAATGGTATGTTTACATTTTCTattgttcttttaatttcaatttgtgtatatattacaGTTTATCCTGCAAACTGggtaataaatttgttacaaTTACTTGTACCTCCAGACTATAATTGGAGGATTATAATTTTAGTACTTGCTTtagcaaatttttttatatgcttAATTGttgaaactttaataatagaGTACGCAATAGAAAAGAAGCTAATGCCAAAACTTCACCGTCCTGAAAAATCCAAGAAACATTATTTAAGAGTAGAGTATGAATTGCATAATAATCCAAATTGGCCAAAATTGGATAATGAACTACCAGTTTTACCAATTACTCCAAGTGTTGAAAATATCATCAAAACAATGTACCTAGAAACTTCAGAATGTCCAAATACtgtaaataatcaaaaatataatgaacaaaaagtattaaaacgaCTAGATGATATCAGAAAAAATGGTGTTGACAATCAAGGATTTGTAGAAGATGCATTAATCGAAAATGTGAGCATTATCACTAGATTTTAA